The genomic segment CGAGGAAACCTTACTTGAGAAGGACACTTGCAATTTATTTCCATAATCGGCGAGGGTGGGATGCGGAGACCGGTGTCCGGCCTCCGCATAACAGGCATCACAAGAGGGGAAGCACGTCTGCGGCGGCGGTAATCGGAGACTTTTTCACGATCTGACCGGAGACTATTTCAACAAGGGCCGGAAGTTTCTCCAAGCCCAGTTTATCCGCCATCCGTTTGTTTCTGTAGCCATCGATGAGAGCGACCTTCTTTCCTTTTTCCTTGGTGAGGGTGTCGACCTCGTCGGAGAGCCTGACCTGCTCTTGGTCGATGCTGGAGTAAAAGAGCGCCACGACTCTTTCGGGCTCGAAGAGGACGGAGCGCAGGTGAAGCTGCTCATTGATGTAAGCCGACGCGCTCATCGCGGCTATCGCTCCGTCTGAGGCCGCCGTGACCACCTGGCGAAGGCCCTTGTCGCGCACGTCGCCCGCAGCGAATATGCCCTCGACCGATGTCTCCATGTTGTCGTCGGTCAAAATCCAGCCGCCTCTTGCCGCGTCCACCAGCCCCTTCACACACTCGTCGTGAGGGAGCTGCCCGACGAACATGAATACGCCGGCAACGGGGAGGTCCGACACCTCGCCGGTCTTGACGTTCTTTATGACGAGGTTCTCGACCATCCCGTCGCCCTCGATCTTCTCGACGACGGTGTTCCAGACCGGCTCTATCTTCGGATTGGAGAGGGCGTGCTCGATGGCCGCGCGATCCGCCCGGAACTCGTCCCTGCGGTGGATGATGAAGACCTTGGAGGCGAAGTTTGTGAGGTATACGGCCTCCTCGACCGCCGTGTTGCCGCCGCCGACTACCGCGATCTCCTCGTCCTCGAAGAAGGCGCCGTCGCACACGGCGCAGTAGCTGACTCCCTGGCCTATGTGCTCCGCTTCGCCCTCGCAGCCGAGCCTGCGGAAGTACGCGCCCGTGGCGATGATCACGGCCTCGGCCTCGATCTCGCCCTTGTTTGTCGTCACGATCTTCGACTCGCCGCGGAGCTCGACCTTCGATACGTCGACCTCTCTGAACTCGGTTTTGAACTTCTCCGCGTGCTTTCTGAACATCTCGGAGAGCTCCGGCCCGGAGGCGTGTTCGACGCCCGGCCAGTTCTCTATCTCCTCGGTCGTGTTTATCTGACCGCCTGCGACTCCCTTTTCGAGCAGCAACACATCAAGACCGGCCCTCCTGCCGTAGATAGCGGCGGTTAAACCGGCCGGCCCTGCACCGATGACGACAAGTTCCCTTTTTTCCATAACGGAATCATCCCTCCAAAAAACACATTATCTTACTTGGAAATTATACACGACGCATTACGAGAACGCGAGAGATGCCGGAATAATCACGATGGGTTCCGCCGGGAAGGAACGACGGGGAGGCGCTTTGCAGGATCGCCTCCGCCTGGTACTCGTCGCCTACCTCGAAGAGCAGCCATCCGCCGGGTTTTAAAAGCACCTCGGCGGCCGCGGAGAGCCTTCTGTACCACCGCATTCCGTCGACCCCGCCATCCAGGGCGGAGACGGGCTCGTAACGGACCTCCTCCACCAGGTGCGGAAGTTGGTCGGTTTTGATATAGGGAGGATTGCTTACAAGCATGTCAAGGGATCCGGCATGCAACGGCAGGTCTTCAGGAGTGCGGGAGTGCAGCACCAGGCACCTGTCGAGCACCCCGTGGCGCCTTAGGTTCCTCCAGCAGGCAGAGATCGCCAGCGGGTTGCAGTCGGCGGCCAGCCCCTCCAGGGCTCGGGATTCGCAGAGAAGCGACAGGGCAATGCAGCCCGTCCCGGTTCCCCAGTCGAGGAAGAGGCCCCCTTGCGGCGGCGTCAGGTCCAAGGCGATCTCGACCAGCAGTTCCGTCTCCGGCCTCGGGATCAGAACGCCCGGCGGGGTCTCCAGGGTTCTGCCAAAGAAGTCCCAGGAGCCGATGATGTGCTGCAACGGCTCCCTTGAAACGCGGCGTGCGACTATTCTTTGAATCTCGTTTATCTCGTTATCGTCGGTCTTCTCTTCTGGATGGGCCAGTAGGTGTCCGCCGGTACTGTTCAGGACATGCCGGAGTATCATGTCGGCCTCGAAGCCGGGAGACGGTACGCCCGCCTCGCTCAGGGCGCGGAGGATCCGCCTTCTGGCCTCGAAGACCGTCATGCGGTCACACCTCTGCCGTGTGCAGTTTTTGCGACTGGTCGG from the Synergistaceae bacterium genome contains:
- the trxB gene encoding thioredoxin-disulfide reductase, which gives rise to MEKRELVVIGAGPAGLTAAIYGRRAGLDVLLLEKGVAGGQINTTEEIENWPGVEHASGPELSEMFRKHAEKFKTEFREVDVSKVELRGESKIVTTNKGEIEAEAVIIATGAYFRRLGCEGEAEHIGQGVSYCAVCDGAFFEDEEIAVVGGGNTAVEEAVYLTNFASKVFIIHRRDEFRADRAAIEHALSNPKIEPVWNTVVEKIEGDGMVENLVIKNVKTGEVSDLPVAGVFMFVGQLPHDECVKGLVDAARGGWILTDDNMETSVEGIFAAGDVRDKGLRQVVTAASDGAIAAMSASAYINEQLHLRSVLFEPERVVALFYSSIDQEQVRLSDEVDTLTKEKGKKVALIDGYRNKRMADKLGLEKLPALVEIVSGQIVKKSPITAAADVLPLL
- the prmC gene encoding peptide chain release factor N(5)-glutamine methyltransferase; this translates as MTVFEARRRILRALSEAGVPSPGFEADMILRHVLNSTGGHLLAHPEEKTDDNEINEIQRIVARRVSREPLQHIIGSWDFFGRTLETPPGVLIPRPETELLVEIALDLTPPQGGLFLDWGTGTGCIALSLLCESRALEGLAADCNPLAISACWRNLRRHGVLDRCLVLHSRTPEDLPLHAGSLDMLVSNPPYIKTDQLPHLVEEVRYEPVSALDGGVDGMRWYRRLSAAAEVLLKPGGWLLFEVGDEYQAEAILQSASPSFLPGGTHRDYSGISRVLVMRRV